A window of Oncorhynchus nerka isolate Pitt River linkage group LG4, Oner_Uvic_2.0, whole genome shotgun sequence contains these coding sequences:
- the aqp3b gene encoding aquaporin-3b isoform X2 — MGKQKVLMDKLARTFQVRHMLLRQALAECLGTLILVMFGCGAVAQLVLSGGSHGMFLTVNFAFGFAATLGILVSGQISGGHLNPTVTFALCLLGREPWRKFPVFFLFQTIGAFLGAGIIFGMYFDALWDYGQGTLIVVGENATAGIFATYPSKHLTLVNGFFDQIIGTAALIVCILAIVDPYNNPIPRGLEAFTVGFVVLVIGLSMGFNSGYAVNPARDLGPRIFTALAGWGREVFTVGGDGVPADGGVPCGGRSTREEGRGG; from the exons ATGGGAAAACAGAAGGTGCTTATGGACAAGCTCGCAAGGACCTTTCAGGTCCGTCACATGCTGCTACGCCAGGCTCTGGCAGAGTGCCTGGGAACCCTGATACTGGTG ATGTTTGGCTGTGGTGCGGTGGCCCAGCTGGTGCTAAGTGGTGGCTCCCATGGAATGTTCCTCACCGTCAACTTTGCCTTTGGCTTCGCTGCTACACTGGGCATCCTGGTCAGCGGACAGATCTCAG GAGGCCACCTGAACCCAACGGTGACCTTCGCCCTCTGTCTATTGGGGAGAGAACCTTGGAGGAAATTCCCTGTGTTTTTCTTGTTCCAGACTATAGGGGCCTTCCTGGGAGCTGGGATCATATTTGGCATGTATTTTG ATGCGTTGTGGGACTACGGCCAAGGAACACTGATCGTTGTGGGGGAGAATGCCACTGCTGGGATCTTTGCCACATATCCCTCCAAACATCTCACTCTGGTTAATGGATTCTTTGACCAG ATTATAGGCACAGCAGCTCTGATCGTGTGTATCCTGGCCATCGTGGACCCCTACAACAACCCCATCCCCCGGGGCCTGGAGGCCTTCACGGTGGGGTTTGTGGTGCTGGTCATCGGCCTGTCAATGGGCTTCAACTCGGGCTACGCTGTCAACCCTGCCAGGGACCTGGGCCCACGCATCTTTACTGCCCTGGCTGGCTGGGGTCGTGAGGTCTTCAC TGTTGGGGGTGATGGTGTACCAGCTGATGGTGGGGTACCATGTGGAGGGAGAAGCACgagagaagaaggaagaggaggataa
- the aqp3b gene encoding aquaporin-3b isoform X1: MGKQKVLMDKLARTFQVRHMLLRQALAECLGTLILVMFGCGAVAQLVLSGGSHGMFLTVNFAFGFAATLGILVSGQISGGHLNPTVTFALCLLGREPWRKFPVFFLFQTIGAFLGAGIIFGMYFDALWDYGQGTLIVVGENATAGIFATYPSKHLTLVNGFFDQIIGTAALIVCILAIVDPYNNPIPRGLEAFTVGFVVLVIGLSMGFNSGYAVNPARDLGPRIFTALAGWGREVFTANAYWFFVPIFAPFIGAVLGVMVYQLMVGYHVEGEAREKKEEEDKEEQDERLKLSSLTTKDSA, encoded by the exons ATGGGAAAACAGAAGGTGCTTATGGACAAGCTCGCAAGGACCTTTCAGGTCCGTCACATGCTGCTACGCCAGGCTCTGGCAGAGTGCCTGGGAACCCTGATACTGGTG ATGTTTGGCTGTGGTGCGGTGGCCCAGCTGGTGCTAAGTGGTGGCTCCCATGGAATGTTCCTCACCGTCAACTTTGCCTTTGGCTTCGCTGCTACACTGGGCATCCTGGTCAGCGGACAGATCTCAG GAGGCCACCTGAACCCAACGGTGACCTTCGCCCTCTGTCTATTGGGGAGAGAACCTTGGAGGAAATTCCCTGTGTTTTTCTTGTTCCAGACTATAGGGGCCTTCCTGGGAGCTGGGATCATATTTGGCATGTATTTTG ATGCGTTGTGGGACTACGGCCAAGGAACACTGATCGTTGTGGGGGAGAATGCCACTGCTGGGATCTTTGCCACATATCCCTCCAAACATCTCACTCTGGTTAATGGATTCTTTGACCAG ATTATAGGCACAGCAGCTCTGATCGTGTGTATCCTGGCCATCGTGGACCCCTACAACAACCCCATCCCCCGGGGCCTGGAGGCCTTCACGGTGGGGTTTGTGGTGCTGGTCATCGGCCTGTCAATGGGCTTCAACTCGGGCTACGCTGTCAACCCTGCCAGGGACCTGGGCCCACGCATCTTTACTGCCCTGGCTGGCTGGGGTCGTGAGGTCTTCAC GGCTAATGCCTACTGGTTCTTTGTGCCAATCTTTGCCCCATTCATTGGTGCAGTGTTGGGGGTGATGGTGTACCAGCTGATGGTGGGGTACCATGTGGAGGGAGAAGCACgagagaagaaggaagaggaggataagGAGGAGCAAGATGAAAGGCTCAAATTGTCCAGCCTAACTACCAAGGACAGTGCATGA